A single genomic interval of Osmia lignaria lignaria isolate PbOS001 chromosome 9, iyOsmLign1, whole genome shotgun sequence harbors:
- the LOC117604366 gene encoding uncharacterized protein LOC117604366: MEKLIVVLAIIEFCWASELGWGGHGLTLGEIDVGHEGGGFSLDELGGSEHEIGLGGHGGGGGGGHFIPVVKEIGVPIPKKVPFIVPSLQVQSIPQSYPVPVVVQKPVPYPVEKQVFTKVEKKVPTPVEKIIPVKVEKHVPFTVVKHVPVPVPKPIPIKIPVYKTIIHRHKGH; the protein is encoded by the exons ATGGAAAAGCTC ATCGTGGTTCTGGCGATCATTGAGTTCTGCTGGGCCAGCGAACTAGGATGGGGAGGTCATGGACTGACTTTGGGGGAAATTGACGTGGGTCACGAAGGAGGAGGATTCAGTTTGGACGAATTAG GAGGATCAGAGCACGAGATTGGTCTGGGAGGTcacggaggaggaggaggaggaggtcacTTTATACCCGTTGTTAAAGAAATTG GGGTGCCGATACCGAAGAAGGTTCCATTCATTGTACCGAGCTTGCAAGTTCAATCCATTCCCCAAAGCTACCCAGTTCCGGTGGTTGTGCAGAAACCCGTTCCATACCCG GTGGAGAAACAGGTGTTCACCAAGGTGGAGAAAAAGGTACCCACCCCAGTCGAGAAAATCATCCCTGTGAAGGTCGAGAAGCATGTTCCCTTCACTGTGGTGAAACACGTTCCTGTACCTGTGCCGAAACCAATTCCCATCAAGATCCCAGTTTACAAGACGATCATACACAGACACAAGGGACACTAA
- the LOC117605327 gene encoding uncharacterized protein LOC117605327: MSINVLLLCLIAGCALGSIEAGGDGGWQGVASSGGYDSGHGMELGHVSGGGLYDSLSSYGSGYGSYGGGGYDHGLHGGHVQHHYAPAVPVSEHIEVTKPIPIPVVKNVGVPVAHPVAIAVPHPVAVGVPQPYPVHVPVPKPVAIPVVKTIAIPVEKKVPYPVEKVIPVPVEKHVPIPVEKHIPVPVEKPYPIHVPVYKHVFHRVLLSLVSLATAAPLIVKQDQNDYQQYQLHGGFQPIERSDHESLGSSSGGGSYGGEYSSGGGYGGGYGGGYGGGHGGGDYGGGEYGGGYGGGYGGGDFGGGHGGGLEASSGHLEGSSDHLSSDYSSYGGGYEGGDEGGVSLDGGHHSVVQSVPVSEHVEVTKPIPIKVIKHIGVPVPHIVKIAVPHPVAVGVPQSYPVAHPVPKLVPVQVVKTVAVPVEKKVPFPVEKHIPVPVEKPIPITIEKHVPVPVIKPYPIKIPVYKTIYHHAKKH; the protein is encoded by the exons atgtccaTTAAT GTACTGCTGCTGTGTTTAATCGCGGGATGCGCTTTGGGGAGCATCGAGGCAGGTGGTGACGGAGGCTGGCAAgg GGTAGCAAGCAGCGGCGGTTACGATTCCGGACACGGCATGGAATTAGGACACGTATCAGGGGGAGGACTGTACGATAGTTTGTCTAGTTACGGTTCCGGTTATGGTTCTTACGGGGGCGGGGGTTACGATCATGGATTGCACGGAGGACACGTGCAGCATCACTATGCACCAGCTGTGCCAGTAAGCGAGCACATCGAAGTGACGAAACCTATACCGATACCTGTCGTTAAAAACGTCG GTGTACCGGTCGCTCACCCGGTGGCGATAGCAGTGCCACATCCGGTGGCGGTGGGCGTACCACAGCCATATCCGGTTCACGTACCGGTACCAAAGCCGGTCGCCATTCCAGTGGTGAAGACAATCGCGATACCGGTCGAGAAGAAGGTGCCGTACCCTGTGGAGAAGGTGATACCCGTTCCGGTAGAGAAACACGTGCCCATACCTGTGGAAAAGCACATACCTGTGCCGGTGGAAAAACCTTACCCCATTCACGTGCCGGTTTACAAACACGTGTTCCATCGG GTGCTGCTTTCTCTGGTGTCCTTGGCCACGGCCGCGCCATTGATCGTGAAACAGGATCAAAACGACTATCAACAGTACCAGCTCCATGGTGGTTTCCAACCGATCGAAAGATCCGACCATGAGAGCCTCGGCTCATCTTCCGGGGGTGGAAGTTACGGTGGCGAGTACAGCAGCGGTGGCGGCTATGGCGGCGGCTATGGCGGCGGTTATGGCGGTGGTCACGGTGGCGGCGATTACGGTGGCGGAGAATACGGCGGTGGTTACGGCGGTGGTTACGGAGGCGGCGATTTCGGAGGCGGACACGGTGGAGGTCTCGAAGCATCTTCGGGACACTTGGAAGGTTCCAGTGACCACTTGAGCTCGGATTATTCTTCTTATGGCGGTGGTTACGAGGGCGGTGATGAGGGTGGAGTTTCCCTCGACGGCGGTCACCACAGTGTGGTGCAAAGTGTCCCTGTGTCGGAGCACGTCGAGGTGACGAAGCCTATACCCATCAAAGTGATCAAACACATCG GGGTACCAGTTCCTCATATCGTGAAGATTGCTGTACCCCATCCAGTGGCAGTCGGCGTTCCCCAGTCGTATCCAGTTGCGCATCCGGTACCAAAATTGGTACCAGTTCAAGTAGTGAAGACCGTCGCGGTCCCTGTGGAGAAGAAGGTTCCATTCCCCGTGGAGAAACATATTCCGGTGCCTGTCGAGAAGCCGATTCCCATCACGATCGAGAAACACGTGCCAGTGCCGGTCATCAAACCGTATCCCATCAAGATCCCCGTCTACAAAACCATCTACCACCACGCGAAAAAGCATTAG